The nucleotide window CGTGCCACTGGCAAGCGCAGTCTGCCAATGAGAACCGCCGCAGGACGCCCCACTCCAAGAACGCCATCCGTCCGTCGCGGCAATCGGACCGGATCGTCCACTCGCAGTGGACCATTGGCGGACCGCGCTTGCCAGTGGCACACCGGGACGCATGGCTTCCCCAGGGGGACCCCTGGCGAAGAAAAGCGTCAAGCCAGTTGCCGCACCACCACCGCGCTGGCTTGCCCTTGCGGCGTCACACTCAGGTTCACAAAACTGCTGCCCGGATCCGGATGCTCGGCGGTCGCCGGCGTAATCGGGCAGTCTGGATCGGGCGTTTCGAAGTTCAACACCGGGGGCAAACGGCGGTTCGTTAAGGCCAAAACGCTGGCGATCAGCTCCACCACACCGCTACCGGCGCCCAAGTTACCGAAATAACTCTTTGCCGCGGTGACGGGAACCCGCGATGCGGCCTCGCCAAAAGTTCCGCGAATCGCCCGGGCTTCGTCCGCATCGCAAGAATGCGTTCCCAAGCCGTGTGCATGGATATGGCCGACATCCCCCGGCGATAGCCGGGCTTGGGCCAGCGACTTACGAATCACGTGGCCCAGGGCCTTGTCGCGCTGCGCAACGTCGTTGCTGTGGGCAACTTGAGCCGAGCCAGCACCGATCACCTCGGCATAAATCCGCGATCCACGTGCCTGAGCCGTCGCCAACTCTTCCAGAATCACCACGCCGGCCCCCTCGCCCAAGACCATGCCGGTTCGATTGCGGTCGAAGGGCCGACTGGCGCGCGTCGCCTCGATATTATTGTCAGCCAGTTCCTCCGATTGCATCGCGTGGACGCATTTCATCGGATGCACGCGGGTTCCCGTGGCCCCGACGACCATAATATCAGCGCTGCCGCGGGCAATCGTGTGAAAGGCTTCGCCGACGGCCAGATTCGCTGCCGCTTCGCGGAGCGTGATGGAATTACTCGGCCCGCGAAGATCGTTGTAGATCGCTACGT belongs to Pirellulales bacterium and includes:
- a CDS encoding beta-ketoacyl-[acyl-carrier-protein] synthase family protein, whose protein sequence is MSARRVVITGLGVICPLGNSAESLWDALVNGRSGVGPWDTPMTEALPARYAALAREFTGDIDDFGPLEKEQKKSIRKGLKLMCRESQMAVAAAQRAIGDAGLTAGRFDPDRAGCVFGTDYMLTLPEDFSEAIVACRDANGVFDYSRWGSEGIGKVMPLWLLKYLPNMPASHVAIYNDLRGPSNSITLREAAANLAVGEAFHTIARGSADIMVVGATGTRVHPMKCVHAMQSEELADNNIEATRASRPFDRNRTGMVLGEGAGVVILEELATAQARGSRIYAEVIGAGSAQVAHSNDVAQRDKALGHVIRKSLAQARLSPGDVGHIHAHGLGTHSCDADEARAIRGTFGEAASRVPVTAAKSYFGNLGAGSGVVELIASVLALTNRRLPPVLNFETPDPDCPITPATAEHPDPGSSFVNLSVTPQGQASAVVVRQLA